The proteins below are encoded in one region of Pseudomonas ekonensis:
- a CDS encoding sigma-54-dependent transcriptional regulator yields MEHSILLVEDDELLAENIQTYLERKDFEVTVCHSAEDALEQLGSFMPDVVLTDNSLPGMSGHDLIQKLRISAPDLKVIMMTGYGNVEDAVVAMKEGAFHYVTKPVALPELKLLLDKALATERMERTLSFYQEREAQKSGVQALIGESAPMQHLKNTLGQLLEAERRMTGGDLPPVLVEGETGTGKELVARALHFDGSRSKGPFIEFNCASIPSNLVESELFGHEKGAFTDAKDRRVGLVEAADGGTLFLDEIGEMDLVLQAKLLKLLEDRTIRRVGSVKERKVNLRVISATNCNLEQMVQQGKFRRDLFFRLRIISIKVPRLYARGDDVLLLARHFLASHGKRYGKPNLHFSQQAEELLLGYTWPGNVRELRNMLEQTVLLAPADTIAAHQLNVCMSLVDEPALHQHEMPHFEPRPASNTESMNLPEVERDMVRKMLDKTDWNVTKSARLLGLSRDMLRYRIEKLGLARPDKRQW; encoded by the coding sequence ATGGAACACAGCATTCTGCTGGTCGAGGATGACGAACTGTTGGCCGAGAATATTCAGACCTACCTGGAGCGCAAGGACTTCGAGGTGACTGTCTGCCATTCGGCCGAAGACGCGCTGGAGCAATTGGGCAGCTTCATGCCGGACGTCGTGCTGACCGACAACTCGCTGCCGGGGATGAGCGGCCACGATCTGATCCAGAAGCTGCGCATCAGCGCACCGGACCTGAAAGTGATCATGATGACCGGCTACGGCAACGTCGAGGATGCGGTGGTGGCGATGAAGGAGGGCGCCTTTCATTACGTCACCAAACCGGTCGCGTTGCCGGAGCTCAAGCTGCTGCTGGACAAGGCCCTGGCCACCGAACGGATGGAGCGCACGCTGTCGTTCTACCAGGAGCGCGAGGCGCAGAAGTCCGGGGTGCAGGCGCTGATCGGCGAATCGGCGCCGATGCAGCACCTCAAGAACACCCTCGGCCAGTTGCTCGAAGCCGAGCGACGCATGACCGGCGGCGACCTGCCGCCGGTGCTGGTGGAAGGCGAGACCGGCACCGGCAAGGAATTGGTGGCCCGCGCGCTGCATTTCGACGGTTCGCGCAGCAAGGGGCCGTTCATCGAATTCAACTGTGCGTCGATTCCCTCCAACCTGGTGGAGTCGGAGCTGTTCGGTCACGAAAAAGGCGCGTTCACCGACGCCAAGGACCGCCGGGTCGGGCTGGTGGAAGCGGCGGACGGCGGCACGCTGTTTCTCGACGAGATCGGCGAAATGGACCTGGTGCTCCAGGCCAAGCTGCTCAAGCTGCTGGAAGACCGCACCATCCGTCGGGTCGGCTCGGTCAAGGAACGCAAGGTCAACCTGCGGGTGATCAGCGCCACCAACTGCAACCTCGAGCAGATGGTGCAGCAGGGCAAGTTCCGCCGGGACCTGTTCTTCCGCCTGCGGATCATCTCGATCAAGGTGCCGCGCCTGTATGCCCGGGGCGACGATGTCCTGTTGCTGGCCCGGCATTTCCTCGCCAGCCACGGCAAGCGCTACGGCAAGCCGAACCTGCATTTCAGCCAGCAGGCCGAGGAGCTGCTGCTCGGCTACACCTGGCCCGGCAACGTGCGCGAGTTGCGCAACATGCTGGAGCAGACCGTGCTGCTGGCGCCGGCCGACACCATCGCCGCCCACCAGTTGAACGTGTGCATGAGCCTGGTGGACGAGCCGGCGCTGCACCAGCACGAGATGCCGCACTTCGAGCCGCGCCCGGCGAGCAACACCGAATCGATGAACCTGCCGGAGGTCGAGCGCGACATGGTGCGCAAGATGCTCGACAAGACCGACTGGAACGTCACCAAGTCCGCCCGCCTGCTGGGCCTGAGCCGCGACATGCTGCGCTACCGCATCGAAAAGCTCGGCCTGGCCCGGCCGGACAAGCGCCAGTGGTGA
- a CDS encoding lipopolysaccharide biosynthesis protein: MSRGNYLRHLALSMGTKLAMIGLRLLRNVLLARILGPSERGLFALLSTLPDLISAATSGGLNSAVGYQAAKQRPMGLLLSQVLVFGCLLAGLMTLLVVALVREFGAELDVTVQLGLLAWLLLLAVPLTVLKSGLLTLHNASGGVVAFNALRLVESLAPLLLFLALFWMWKESALEAALISWLTGISLVVLAGWVWLRRAQPVRLQWDRASQNELLRYSARSHPDLLFQQVILRSDYLFIGALLGSAALGHYAMASAAAELLLIVPEAVTTPLMKRLLQQDEGMDRLTPLALRLTATVMLGACLTMALIGQWLIVTLFGAAYQPAYPALLALLPGLLGLCYASILRLDLLGKNRPGTVSLLMGLGALLNLALNLLLIPAYGIVGAAAASSIAYLAVTVAMLVLYCRLSGVPFWKTLIILPGDVAPMWLMLHRKTA, from the coding sequence ATGAGCCGAGGCAACTACCTGCGCCACCTGGCCCTGAGCATGGGCACCAAACTGGCGATGATCGGCCTGCGCCTTTTGCGCAACGTGCTGCTGGCGCGGATCCTGGGCCCCAGCGAGCGCGGGCTGTTCGCCCTGCTCAGCACCCTGCCGGACCTGATCAGCGCGGCCACCAGCGGCGGGCTCAATTCGGCGGTGGGCTATCAGGCGGCCAAACAGCGGCCGATGGGCCTTTTGCTCAGCCAGGTGCTGGTGTTCGGCTGTCTGCTGGCGGGGCTGATGACCTTGCTGGTGGTGGCGCTGGTGCGTGAATTCGGCGCTGAGCTGGATGTGACGGTGCAACTGGGCCTGCTGGCCTGGCTGTTGCTGCTGGCGGTGCCGCTGACGGTGCTCAAGAGCGGCCTGCTGACCCTGCACAACGCCTCCGGCGGCGTGGTGGCGTTCAACGCCTTGCGGCTGGTGGAGTCTTTGGCGCCGCTGCTGCTGTTCCTGGCGCTGTTCTGGATGTGGAAGGAGTCGGCGCTGGAGGCGGCGCTGATCAGTTGGCTGACCGGCATAAGCCTGGTGGTGCTGGCCGGCTGGGTGTGGCTGCGGCGCGCGCAGCCCGTGCGCCTGCAATGGGACCGCGCCAGCCAGAACGAACTGCTGCGCTACAGCGCCCGCAGCCATCCGGACCTGTTGTTCCAGCAGGTGATCCTGCGCTCGGATTACCTGTTCATCGGCGCCCTGCTCGGCAGCGCCGCGCTGGGCCATTACGCCATGGCCAGCGCCGCCGCCGAACTGTTGCTGATCGTCCCGGAAGCGGTGACCACGCCGCTGATGAAACGCCTGCTACAGCAGGACGAAGGCATGGACCGGCTCACCCCGCTGGCCCTGCGCCTGACCGCCACGGTGATGCTCGGCGCTTGCCTGACGATGGCGCTGATCGGCCAATGGCTGATCGTCACCTTGTTCGGCGCCGCCTACCAGCCGGCCTACCCGGCCCTCCTGGCGTTGCTGCCGGGCCTGCTGGGGCTGTGCTACGCGAGCATCCTGCGCCTGGACCTGCTGGGCAAGAACCGCCCCGGCACGGTGTCGCTGCTGATGGGCCTGGGCGCGCTGCTCAACCTGGCGCTGAACCTGCTGCTGATCCCCGCCTACGGCATCGTCGGCGCGGCGGCGGCCTCGTCCATCGCCTACCTGGCGGTGACGGTGGCGATGCTGGTGCTGTATTGCCGGCTGAGCGGCGTGCCGTTCTGGAAGACCCTGATCATCCTGCCCGGCGACGTCGCGCCGATGTGGCTGATGCTGCACAGGAAAACCGCATGA
- a CDS encoding polysaccharide deacetylase family protein codes for MAIKQLIKRTSGWLYLNSSVGRNQLHGAGVILMLHRVLANDRAADLPHRNELCVGSKAFEHLLVWLRRHFDCVPLMEILQPNALRTERPQVALTFDDGWRDNAVNAFALLQKHQVPASVFLSTDFIGSRQRFWWESVGETLWGSHGEKPRQHLIECLHAIGHPLPVLVDDIDVNRRSLSLLHYLQGLKTLDPAMLERLTDECPQEALPQALDWHQVRAMEASGLVRFGPHGASHAILTGLDDVRLNEEISRSRTALHNGCNRPLPVYCYPNGDNDARVREHVANHDFPFALGTGTGIYRGAGDPLNLPRLGVSQRTARNPELLSWRIFRGARP; via the coding sequence ATGGCGATCAAACAACTGATAAAACGCACCAGTGGCTGGCTGTACCTCAATTCGTCCGTGGGGCGAAACCAACTGCACGGCGCCGGGGTGATCCTGATGCTCCACCGGGTGCTGGCCAACGACCGCGCCGCCGACCTGCCGCACCGCAACGAACTGTGCGTGGGATCCAAGGCGTTCGAGCACCTGCTGGTGTGGCTTCGGCGCCATTTCGATTGCGTGCCGCTGATGGAGATCCTGCAGCCCAACGCGCTGCGCACCGAGCGCCCGCAGGTGGCGCTGACCTTCGACGACGGCTGGCGCGACAACGCGGTCAACGCCTTCGCGCTGCTGCAAAAGCATCAGGTGCCGGCAAGCGTGTTCCTGTCCACCGACTTCATCGGCAGCCGCCAGCGCTTCTGGTGGGAAAGCGTCGGCGAGACCCTGTGGGGCAGTCACGGCGAGAAGCCGCGCCAGCACCTGATCGAATGCCTGCATGCCATCGGCCATCCGCTGCCGGTGCTGGTGGACGACATCGACGTCAACCGGCGCAGCCTGTCGTTGCTGCATTACCTGCAAGGCCTCAAGACCCTCGACCCGGCCATGCTCGAACGCCTGACCGACGAGTGCCCGCAAGAGGCGCTGCCCCAGGCGCTGGACTGGCACCAGGTGCGCGCGATGGAGGCGTCCGGGCTGGTGCGCTTCGGCCCCCACGGCGCCAGCCACGCGATCCTCACCGGCCTGGACGACGTGCGCCTGAACGAAGAGATCAGCCGCAGCCGCACCGCCCTGCACAACGGCTGCAACCGGCCGCTGCCGGTGTACTGCTACCCCAACGGCGACAACGATGCGCGAGTGCGCGAACACGTCGCCAACCATGACTTCCCGTTCGCCCTGGGCACCGGCACCGGCATCTACCGCGGCGCGGGCGATCCGCTGAACCTGCCGCGCTTGGGCGTCAGCCAGCGCACCGCGCGCAACCCGGAGCTGCTGTCGTGGCGGATCTTCCGCGGGGCGCGGCCATGA
- a CDS encoding GNAT family N-acetyltransferase → MAQFEWRTSLCAPDFPAAQYEALRLRVTDHTPFNSLAWLCAAEQALGEDECLHILLGWEADELRLCLPLVAGRERFGGWPFRVVHHLGHPLADRLALLTQLDGAGMRRALALIRRRMPHALLQLNELTEPVGEPSALTHWMVVSSTGERRLSCRVPVHLISDADRQEVSGDPRYKLRRARKRIAACGAVVRRIVPDADSMGPLLQAIGEVEAVSWKGDEGVGIFATERSRRWMHNAFTALAAQGRVRVVTLELDGRCLSYRLGLLEQGRLYDYNLAFLPQHADLGSGRVLLEEWIRWGLDEHWHWIDASRVSLENSSHQLHERMTGQLEHWRWSFYSWRPSGLLLGLALRLWQRLKPALQRWRAQRATPDAKPAPHTTPTTTEGEHATPSHSQR, encoded by the coding sequence ATGGCGCAATTCGAATGGCGCACCTCGCTGTGCGCACCCGACTTCCCGGCCGCGCAATACGAAGCGCTGCGCCTGCGGGTGACGGACCACACGCCGTTCAACAGCCTGGCTTGGCTGTGCGCGGCCGAACAGGCGCTGGGCGAGGACGAATGCCTGCACATTCTGCTGGGCTGGGAAGCGGACGAGTTGCGCCTGTGCCTGCCCCTGGTGGCCGGGCGCGAACGCTTCGGCGGCTGGCCCTTTCGGGTCGTGCATCACCTGGGCCATCCGCTGGCCGACCGCCTCGCGCTGCTTACGCAACTGGACGGCGCCGGCATGCGCCGGGCGCTGGCGCTGATCCGCCGGCGGATGCCCCACGCGCTGCTGCAACTCAACGAACTCACGGAGCCGGTGGGCGAACCGAGCGCCCTCACCCACTGGATGGTCGTCAGCTCCACGGGCGAACGGCGGCTGAGCTGCCGGGTGCCGGTGCACCTGATCAGCGACGCCGACCGCCAGGAGGTCTCCGGCGATCCGCGCTACAAGCTGCGCCGGGCGCGCAAACGGATCGCCGCCTGCGGCGCGGTGGTGCGGCGCATCGTGCCGGACGCCGACAGCATGGGCCCGCTGCTGCAAGCCATCGGCGAAGTCGAAGCGGTGAGCTGGAAAGGCGACGAAGGCGTCGGCATCTTCGCCACCGAGCGCAGCCGCCGCTGGATGCACAACGCCTTCACCGCCCTCGCCGCCCAGGGCCGGGTGCGGGTGGTGACGCTGGAGCTGGACGGGCGCTGCCTCAGCTACCGCCTGGGCCTGCTCGAACAGGGCCGGCTCTACGACTACAACCTCGCGTTCCTGCCGCAGCATGCGGACCTGGGCAGCGGCCGGGTGCTGCTGGAGGAGTGGATCCGCTGGGGGCTGGACGAGCATTGGCACTGGATCGACGCTTCACGGGTGAGCCTGGAGAACTCCAGCCACCAACTGCACGAACGCATGACCGGGCAACTGGAGCACTGGCGCTGGAGCTTCTACTCCTGGCGCCCCAGCGGCCTGCTGCTGGGCCTGGCGCTGCGGCTCTGGCAGCGGCTCAAGCCGGCGCTGCAGCGATGGCGGGCGCAGCGGGCGACGCCTGACGCCAAGCCAGCGCCCCACACCACCCCAACGACCACGGAGGGCGAACATGCCACGCCAAGTCATAGTCAACGCTGA
- a CDS encoding glycosyltransferase yields MTRISIVIPMFNEARHIGRTLLAAQKAALAAGVECELIVVDNGSTDDGPQIARRFGAQLLVLPGLMIGALRNRGTARATGEWLAFIDADIEMPEDWLGPLFATEAVGTADVFGLDLHTPAAAPWYAVAWQRRTLRPQTHVAHAVDWLPSANLLMRRRWFDQVGGFDENLRTGEDKEFTLRLHEQGARLLSVNESVALHWGYEMNWREWMGKEMWRQGSHLQLLRTHGVSLRLLRFPLLSLAAWLLDLLAVSALLNGFPHHAAIMVLLTTLPALALSVRQSSRHRHLGLTLQLWGLHWVRLHLAGAAFILSLCHWTARRPARG; encoded by the coding sequence ATGACCCGGATCAGTATCGTCATCCCGATGTTCAACGAGGCGCGGCACATCGGCCGCACCCTGCTCGCGGCACAGAAGGCCGCACTGGCGGCCGGCGTCGAGTGCGAGCTGATCGTGGTCGACAACGGCTCCACCGACGACGGCCCGCAGATCGCCCGCCGGTTCGGCGCCCAGCTGCTGGTGCTGCCGGGGCTGATGATCGGCGCCCTGCGCAACCGCGGCACCGCCCGCGCCACCGGCGAATGGCTGGCGTTCATCGACGCCGACATCGAGATGCCCGAAGACTGGCTCGGCCCGCTGTTCGCCACCGAAGCCGTGGGCACCGCCGACGTGTTCGGGCTGGACCTGCACACCCCCGCCGCCGCCCCGTGGTACGCCGTGGCCTGGCAGCGCCGCACCCTGCGTCCGCAGACCCACGTCGCCCACGCGGTGGACTGGCTGCCCAGCGCCAACCTGCTGATGCGCCGGCGCTGGTTCGACCAGGTCGGCGGGTTCGACGAAAACCTGCGCACCGGCGAAGACAAGGAGTTCACCCTGCGCCTGCACGAACAGGGTGCGCGGCTGCTGTCGGTCAACGAAAGCGTGGCCCTGCACTGGGGCTACGAAATGAACTGGCGCGAATGGATGGGCAAGGAAATGTGGCGCCAGGGCAGCCACCTGCAGTTGCTGCGCACCCACGGCGTGAGCCTGCGCCTGCTGCGCTTCCCGTTGCTGTCGCTGGCCGCGTGGCTGCTGGACCTGTTGGCGGTGTCGGCCCTGCTCAATGGCTTTCCCCATCACGCGGCGATCATGGTGCTGCTGACCACCCTGCCGGCGCTGGCGCTCAGCGTGCGCCAGAGCAGCCGCCACCGCCACCTCGGCCTGACCCTGCAACTGTGGGGGCTGCACTGGGTGCGCCTGCACCTGGCCGGGGCCGCGTTCATTCTCAGTCTGTGTCATTGGACCGCCAGGAGGCCTGCCCGTGGCTGA
- a CDS encoding ChbG/HpnK family deacetylase, giving the protein MPRQVIVNADDFGLSPNENTVIFGAFKAGVISSATAMANMPAFEAACALARHPLLEGRVGLHFNLTYGRPLSQAILARRTFCDSHGVFDLNLPRHSLWLGREDREAVQQELQAQWQRCVDHGLRPSHLDSHQHVHNIWPIGEIVARFAARQGVPVRLARNLGQNLNLPKRLFKGLLNRRLQNLAGATADYVCTPVDLREAPAPTDGVLEIVAHPTQLTGDFGDAYLQPGESLSRVLERRLTGVARISYADLNKELLRGTAVPE; this is encoded by the coding sequence ATGCCACGCCAAGTCATAGTCAACGCTGACGATTTCGGCCTCAGCCCGAACGAAAACACGGTGATCTTCGGCGCCTTCAAGGCCGGGGTCATCAGCTCCGCCACCGCCATGGCCAACATGCCGGCCTTCGAAGCGGCCTGTGCCCTGGCCCGGCATCCGTTGCTCGAAGGACGGGTCGGCCTGCACTTCAACCTGACCTACGGACGGCCCCTGAGCCAGGCGATCCTGGCCCGCCGCACCTTCTGCGACAGCCACGGCGTGTTCGACCTCAACCTGCCGCGCCACAGCCTGTGGCTCGGCCGTGAGGACCGCGAAGCGGTGCAGCAGGAATTGCAGGCGCAATGGCAGCGCTGCGTCGATCACGGCCTGCGCCCCAGCCATCTGGATTCCCACCAGCACGTGCACAACATCTGGCCGATCGGCGAGATCGTCGCCCGCTTCGCCGCCCGCCAAGGCGTGCCGGTGCGCCTGGCGCGCAACCTGGGGCAGAACCTCAACCTGCCCAAGCGCCTGTTCAAGGGCCTGCTCAACCGCCGTCTGCAAAACCTGGCCGGCGCCACAGCGGATTACGTCTGCACCCCGGTGGACCTGCGCGAGGCGCCCGCGCCGACCGACGGTGTGCTGGAGATCGTCGCCCACCCGACGCAACTGACCGGTGATTTCGGCGATGCCTACCTGCAACCGGGCGAGTCCCTGAGCCGCGTGCTAGAGCGCCGGCTGACGGGGGTCGCACGGATCTCCTACGCCGACCTGAACAAGGAACTGCTGCGCGGCACCGCTGTGCCCGAATGA
- a CDS encoding GNAT family N-acetyltransferase: MNALKKLSERIHQKGLKATFKTLWKRYVFFHWELLWMERDLVSPVPPHSLKPYPALRVVKITPTNTGAFARYFGDRVGTMAELAAEGHTGHMHLDDQGDAVAFIWGCAHNYYDRHYYGCEFPVKPGEFFEFGGELTRAYWGTELSVDLQLELWKAMAAQGCDKVVDVCEFHNIPALKLHLRMGYTEQGRIMNVYGLFGRWRFYRETRYSGSRLDALRKPSRPPVTAPAT; the protein is encoded by the coding sequence ATGAATGCCCTGAAAAAACTCAGCGAGCGGATCCACCAGAAAGGCCTCAAGGCCACCTTCAAGACCCTGTGGAAACGCTACGTGTTCTTCCACTGGGAACTGCTGTGGATGGAGCGCGACCTGGTCAGCCCGGTGCCGCCCCACAGCCTCAAGCCCTACCCGGCGCTGCGGGTGGTGAAGATCACCCCGACCAACACCGGCGCCTTCGCCCGCTACTTCGGCGACCGTGTCGGCACCATGGCGGAACTGGCCGCCGAGGGCCACACCGGGCACATGCACCTGGACGACCAGGGCGATGCCGTGGCGTTCATCTGGGGCTGCGCGCACAACTACTACGACCGGCATTACTACGGCTGCGAATTCCCGGTCAAACCCGGCGAGTTCTTCGAGTTCGGCGGCGAACTGACCCGCGCCTACTGGGGCACCGAGCTGTCGGTGGACCTGCAGCTGGAGCTGTGGAAAGCCATGGCCGCCCAGGGCTGCGACAAGGTGGTGGACGTCTGCGAGTTCCACAACATCCCGGCGCTCAAGCTGCACCTGCGCATGGGCTACACCGAGCAGGGCCGGATCATGAACGTCTACGGCCTGTTCGGCCGCTGGCGCTTCTACCGCGAAACCCGCTACAGCGGCTCGCGCCTGGATGCGCTGCGCAAGCCTTCCCGTCCACCTGTCACCGCACCGGCGACCTGA
- a CDS encoding GNAT family N-acetyltransferase, with protein sequence MSVIEKLRERIKQKGLGRTFATLWKRYVFFHWELLWMERDLVSPVPPHTLRPYEGLRRADITPENATAFAKHFGDRVQTMAELAAEGHTGHMYLDADGHAVAFIWGSVRDYHDRHYYGCEFPVKPGEFFEFGGEMTRAYFGSSLSVDVQVALWEAMAAQGCDKVVDVCETHNIPALKLHIRMGYHEQGRVTHVYGLFGRWRLFRETRYQGSRLEPLRKPGRPVVTAAARA encoded by the coding sequence ATGAGCGTCATCGAAAAGCTGCGCGAGCGCATCAAGCAAAAAGGCCTGGGCCGCACCTTCGCCACCCTGTGGAAGCGCTACGTGTTCTTCCACTGGGAACTGCTGTGGATGGAGCGCGACCTGGTCAGCCCGGTGCCGCCGCACACGCTGCGCCCCTACGAAGGACTGCGCCGGGCGGACATCACGCCAGAGAACGCCACGGCGTTCGCCAAGCATTTCGGCGACCGCGTGCAGACCATGGCCGAACTGGCCGCCGAGGGCCACACCGGGCACATGTACCTCGATGCCGACGGCCACGCGGTGGCGTTCATCTGGGGCAGCGTGCGCGACTACCATGACCGCCACTACTACGGCTGCGAATTTCCGGTCAAACCCGGCGAGTTCTTCGAGTTCGGCGGCGAAATGACCCGGGCGTACTTCGGCAGCAGCCTGTCGGTGGATGTCCAGGTCGCACTCTGGGAAGCCATGGCCGCCCAGGGCTGCGACAAGGTGGTGGACGTCTGCGAGACCCACAACATCCCGGCGCTCAAGCTGCACATCCGCATGGGCTACCACGAACAGGGCCGCGTGACCCACGTCTACGGCCTGTTCGGCCGCTGGCGCCTGTTCCGCGAGACCCGCTACCAAGGCTCACGGCTGGAGCCCCTGCGCAAGCCGGGCCGGCCGGTGGTGACGGCGGCGGCGCGGGCTTGA
- a CDS encoding glycosyltransferase has protein sequence MAEFIFWMCLLLPVYAYVGYPLLLTLLAPLFPAWRHTPAPPLNVSVVIAAHNEARHIEHKLRTLLAQDYRPATLQIILASDGSTDDTVARARTVDDPRITVLDLPRQGKAATLNAGVAQSSGDILVFTDADNQWSLDTLGHLLAPLNDPQVGACAGHMVIPVTGGGLSVGDSLYRHYEGWLRRVENRTGCMVSADGALLALRRELFENVPAEVNDDFFLSTCAPAKFKRIVYVPEAQVIDHGVDDADKQFRRRQRVTVGGLQSLAQRRELLNPLKHGLYALALISHKLIRRLAPVLLLPLLLSNFWLWDDHGFYRLSLLAQLLGYAAAVAGLLDSQHRLPKPFRLAAFLLVTLAGMSIGLWQFLRGQRYAQWNPEQNR, from the coding sequence GTGGCTGAATTCATTTTCTGGATGTGCCTGCTGCTGCCGGTGTACGCCTATGTCGGCTATCCGCTGCTGCTGACCCTGCTCGCGCCGCTGTTCCCGGCCTGGCGCCACACCCCGGCGCCGCCGCTGAACGTCAGCGTGGTGATCGCCGCCCACAACGAGGCGCGGCACATCGAGCACAAGCTGCGCACCCTGCTGGCCCAGGACTACCGGCCGGCCACGCTGCAGATCATCCTGGCCAGCGACGGCTCCACCGACGACACCGTGGCCCGCGCCCGCACGGTCGACGACCCGCGCATCACCGTGCTCGACCTGCCGCGCCAGGGCAAGGCCGCCACCCTCAACGCCGGCGTGGCGCAGAGCAGCGGCGACATCCTGGTGTTCACCGACGCCGACAACCAATGGTCGCTCGACACCCTCGGCCACCTGCTGGCCCCCCTGAACGATCCGCAGGTCGGCGCCTGCGCAGGGCACATGGTGATCCCGGTCACCGGCGGCGGCCTGAGCGTCGGCGACAGCCTCTACCGGCATTACGAAGGCTGGCTGCGCCGGGTCGAGAACCGCACCGGCTGCATGGTCTCGGCCGACGGCGCGCTGCTGGCCCTGCGCCGCGAACTGTTTGAGAACGTGCCGGCGGAAGTCAACGACGACTTCTTCCTCAGCACCTGCGCACCGGCGAAGTTCAAGCGCATCGTCTACGTGCCCGAAGCCCAGGTGATCGACCACGGCGTGGACGATGCGGACAAACAGTTCCGCCGCCGCCAGCGCGTCACCGTCGGCGGCCTGCAAAGCCTGGCCCAGCGCCGTGAGCTGCTCAACCCGCTCAAGCACGGCCTGTACGCCCTGGCCCTGATCAGCCACAAGCTGATCCGCCGCCTGGCGCCGGTCCTGCTGCTGCCGTTGCTGCTGAGCAACTTCTGGCTGTGGGACGACCACGGTTTCTATCGCCTGAGCCTGCTGGCGCAGCTGCTCGGCTATGCCGCCGCCGTCGCCGGCCTGCTGGATTCGCAACACCGCCTCCCCAAACCGTTCCGCCTCGCGGCGTTCCTGCTGGTGACCCTGGCAGGCATGAGCATCGGCCTGTGGCAGTTCTTGCGCGGCCAACGCTACGCCCAGTGGAACCCTGAACAAAACCGATAA
- a CDS encoding class I SAM-dependent methyltransferase, protein MEVPNPQDAVDSNRQAWNDSARHHRDTPEWQALLASVAQTDFSCLDDTLRALLEQVGVEGKDVVQLGCNNGRESLSLFALGARRVTGVDQSAAFLEQARVLNARSPFDAQFIEADIHRLPAELDGRFDVALITIGVLNWMPDIGVFLRHVARVLRPGGHLVIYETHPFLEMLDPEAEDPFRVATSYFRQEPFVQEEPIVYAGKVEQKTAPSYWFVHTLGAIFSGAIGAGLTIAHFKEYPHSNREELYDRYEGQTAQVPMCFTLVADKR, encoded by the coding sequence ATGGAAGTGCCGAACCCTCAAGACGCCGTCGACAGCAACCGTCAGGCCTGGAACGATTCCGCCCGCCATCACCGCGACACGCCCGAATGGCAAGCCTTGCTGGCCAGCGTCGCCCAAACGGATTTCTCCTGCCTGGACGACACCCTGCGCGCCCTGCTGGAGCAGGTCGGGGTCGAGGGCAAGGACGTGGTGCAACTGGGCTGCAACAACGGCCGGGAGAGCCTGTCGCTGTTCGCGCTGGGGGCGAGACGGGTGACCGGGGTCGATCAGTCGGCGGCGTTCCTGGAGCAGGCCCGGGTGCTGAACGCGCGTTCGCCCTTTGATGCGCAATTCATCGAAGCCGATATCCACCGCTTGCCGGCCGAACTGGACGGCCGCTTCGACGTGGCACTGATCACCATCGGCGTCCTCAACTGGATGCCCGACATCGGCGTGTTCTTGCGTCATGTCGCCCGGGTGTTGAGGCCCGGCGGACATCTGGTGATCTACGAAACCCACCCGTTCCTGGAAATGCTCGACCCTGAGGCCGAGGATCCGTTTCGCGTGGCCACGTCGTATTTCCGCCAGGAGCCGTTCGTGCAGGAAGAACCCATCGTCTACGCCGGCAAGGTCGAACAGAAGACCGCGCCGTCCTACTGGTTCGTGCACACCCTGGGCGCGATCTTCAGCGGCGCCATCGGCGCGGGGCTGACCATCGCGCACTTCAAGGAATACCCGCACTCCAACCGCGAAGAACTGTACGACCGCTACGAAGGGCAGACGGCGCAGGTGCCGATGTGCTTCACCCTGGTGGCGGACAAGCGCTGA